From Manihot esculenta cultivar AM560-2 chromosome 18, M.esculenta_v8, whole genome shotgun sequence:
GTTCAACTATGCAAGTTAAAGTGCAATGAAGAGCCATGAGACGAATAAACTTTTCCACCTCTCACAAGCTTATAATAGCGATAGTGAAGACATGTTGTCTCTCCAGCTGTGGGATTTCTGACTTAATGATGACGGGGTTAAGAAGCTGAGTCCGAACATCTCCTTAGGGGCATAGCGTGGCTCTACAAACCCAACCAACTTGGCAACAAGCACAGAACTCTCCCTCATATGTTTCAAGTCTGTTGTGTCTGTCCATAAACGGCGTGTCAATTGTAGACTCCTCTGCTTTGTGTCTAAGTCAATGCCCCACCTCAGGTAAAGTTCTTCCCTCTCCCTTCTCGTGAACTTTTTCTGCAATTGCTTCGCTAAAAATTCCTTTTCACGATTGAGAGCCTTCAAACTATCATCAACAAACAAGAATCAAAGCAAATTCAAAGACAAGTATTAAATGGTTTGAATTGAACTGGTAAAAGGCAACATcaatattcataaatttttttatgttgcAAACCGGTGATTTTGACTCCCTTACCAAATTCAGACATGAGAAAGCTTTGAGAGCCCAACAAAACCAGATGACAGATTTTGAATACGTGTGTAGTAGATTTGACAACTTGAGGACATAGAAAAAttagtttgaagatatttgttAGTATTTATTTGGAGTAGATACTATATGTTGGAAAAATTACTTGAAAGCAATTATTCTTAGGTGATGGAAACAATTAAATCTTCGTATTTCATATGTAATCCATAAATTAGACCCGTCTCCTCAAAAGAAGATCCATGACATATCATGATTCTATAGGTTTTGATAATTATCTATCTTCTTGAACAcattatattcaaatttataAACACGAGATTGCTTTCAAGTTTCACTAGGTATGCGTTGATATGTATTTCCTATGTGCATGTTGCTTATGACATTGCATGTAACATGTGCGAAAAATCCTAGATGGATAGTAAAGATACCTTGAAGATTGTGAGACGATCTGAGTATCTATCATTACGTTAGTTCCACGGGCAAATGTGTCCTTCAGAAAGTACAATCTTCTTAGCTCAACCTCCATGTACACATTGTCTGAGGGATCGCCTTTGAAGAGCAAAAAGAAATAGCTTCTGTGGACCAATGGTACATTGCATTTGGTCCATAGATCAATTATCTTTCTCCGGTACTTTTGGAATTTTTTGGGCCAGTTAAGATGCTGCCTAGCACCATAGCCTCTCTCTGCACCTGCATCTATGCTGTTACCTGACTCCCCAATCCTAGTTGATGCTCCCAGAGCCTACAAAAGAACAACATCCTATGGTCATTGAAATAGATTCTTTTGTAAGGTCTGCTATATGGTGCTGCAGGGTCAAAAGTGCCAGCCCCTGCAGCTCTCATTCGTCCCGCTACAACAGAGGGCAAAACGAACACTATCTGATGTGGGTGTAaaactataaaagaaaataatcaaacACATTCATAACTCAAAGATAATCCTAACTGTAACATAATCCTCATTCTTAATCACATTAGAATTGCTTGCATACATGGATATGGAAAGCATTATTTATAGAAACatgaatatttaataatagtGGTATTTTTGTTTTCCGTTTTAGCACCCTAAAATGGATACAAAAATCTATACTTCATCATGGTATTACTCAATTTGAATGAAATTGGCAAGGATCAGGTTAGATATCAAAAGAAGAGTACGAGATGCATGGGAACCATAAGAATGAAGGAACGAACGTGACaggaaacttttttttttttttccttttgtgtGTGCATGCGCGTGCATGCGtgcgtgtgtgtgtgtgaggGAGAGAgaggaggggggggggggggggtggctTGCATTCTCACCGGAACATCATTATCTTCCACCTCTGACTGAGGTATCTGTGATTTGCTTACTCCTGCAACAAAATCAAGGACACTAGTAGTGTCATTTACATATATATCTACATCTATATCTACATCTATCTCCTTGATGCTTTCTTCTTCTGTGGAAGCACTACTGATGGAATTATGAGAATCTTTCCTAGACATATTCATAGTTTTGTCAACCTGCTCTAATTCAGGGAGCTTGGGTTCAATGTCTAATGGTTTTTCGATAGATTCCTCAGCATGAGGTGTCTTCTCGATTGAGTCCTCAGAAAGAGGTGTCTTCTCGATTGAGTCCTCAGTATGAGGTGTCTTCTCATTCTCTTGTTCCTTTTCATACCACACTTCAGATGGAATAGTCATATGAATTGTTCTCCTACTTTTGCTTCGAGTCCATGTCAAGCCTTTAGAGCTAGAAGCGGCTGCATCAATGGAAACAGATTGTTCTAAACGGTTGATAGTCTCATACAATTCCTGAATTTTTTGCTTCAGAGCATCACTAGAGTTGTAAGAATCAACGTGGTTCAACTCCTTATCTTCTTCCTGCATTCTTGGTACTGCACTTCCATTACAAACTTCTTTTGCGGCTAAtttttcttcttgttcttcACAACCAAGTGACAAAGCATCACCTTCTGTTTTCCTGTTCATGCTGGCTTCCTCTGTTTTTTCAATGCATCGAACGTCCTTGCACATATCTTCAGTTTCCTCATTGTTTCGTTGAGAAATCATCTCCCAACCTTGACATGGATCAGGCTCAAAAAACTTTGGAGTGCTATCATCCAGCAGAAAATTGTCTTCAAGATCTGGAATCTGCAGAATTTGCGCGGTAGGAGTAAACAAACTGGCCTCTTCAAAATCTATGTTGTTTTTTGCAAGAATGATAGGATTGATCACTTCTGAGGATTCTGATACTgagttttcatcaaatcttgaaATTCTGTCTTCTCCGGTTGATCTTATCAAACCCTCAACTCGAGATTGAGCAAGATCACGTTGCCAAGTTAGTTCTTTAATCTCTTTTTCCATCTGCAATTTTTTCAAGAAAGCATGTGAACAAAATTTGACAAGTGTTTGACAGCAACGATTATtctctccttttttttaatCTCATGTTGTATAAAAGAATTACGCCCTCAGCACAGAAATCCGAATGCTCTGCCAGAGGGAAATAATTCTTAATTTCACTTTTACTTAAATTATCCAGCCAGAATCACAATGATGCATATTCGATAATAACTTGTGAACATCAATCAGGTGTAGGACGATTACTGGACCCTTTGATGTTTCATGTTATGAACCACAAGTAGCACTGGAAGTTTTGCATCCAATATGTATCTACAGTGACTACACAGCAAAATCATTGTTTATTATTGATTATTGAATGCGAGTTGCTTTTCTCCTTCCAAAAGAtgtggatttttttttcaaatgcaaAGCATGACTGCATAAATATTCACCTGTTCAATCAGGAGTTCCTTCTCTCTCAGTAATGCAGCAGTTTCACCTTTGGCAGAACTTGATCCCATGCTCTTTAACCGACCCTCTAGCCTACCTAGTTCTTTTTGCAATTGCTTTACCAATGCCTTCTCTGACATCACTACATTGACCTGTGCATTAATGGTGACCTGCTTAGCACAACTTGCAAACAAGAGGGTGTTTCTTGACTGCTCAACATGATTGCGTGAAGGGCTTATAGTGCAGATCATCGCAGTTCTGGCATTGCCTCCCAAGGAGTTATGCAGTATGCGCGTTAGCTTAGAGTCTCTGTAAGGTATGTGTCCATTTCTTCCCTTGCTGCATCAATCATGGAACTAAGCTATATCACAACTGAAGAGCGAAGAAATCGCAATAAGGAAATACGTCAAAAGAATTTCAGAAGAGTAAGGGTCATACCAGCCATCACCTAGACCCCAAACAAAATTAGAGTAGAAAACAGCTTTTAGGCCAACAAGGGAtatcaaaatagaaaaatatgtaaaaatagATAAGCAATACATCAAGCGGGATGAAAGCAACACTGAATATAAGCAAAACTGGTCTAGTCTCTTGATCAAAATTTAGGGATGGTCAAATTGAAAATGGAGAAACCTGAACTTAGTTAAACATGAGGACCATGGAAGCATTAAAACATTATGGGATATATATCCTAGCTATTTATCTACATACTGCGGCCCATAGGGCTCTCTCTACCTCTAAGGACGGGATTTAATTGCAAAAAGTTTTAGGTTACCGGCATGCATATAGAAACTTTCGGATCAACAAATTCATCATATAAATTACCCTTTTGGATTACTTTCATAGTTTCATATTAATAATCGCTCTTGCTTTAGAATTTCCCAACAGCCCACAAaatgaaaattagaaaaaatttaacTGCTAACAAAAACATAATGCCTCACCTCAATTTTCGAATTACAGTTCCCAGGGTCAGTAAACTGCGATTTATGTGGGAACCTTCTTTTAATCTCGTACCAGCTGACAATGTCTGAGAAGCACGCTCACTTCCCGCAAGATCGACAAAATTCTGCGGAACATAAGCAACTTTAAGTTTCCTTCTAGGTATTGAGGAAAAGAAATTTCAGATGCTTGAGAAGAAATTCCAATTTATCAGAAAAGTTACTGCATACCACTTGAGCTGTGAGAGTGCTTGAACTTCCGCCACGTGTATACTCACGAACGGAGCTTTCTACTGTCTGAGAAATTCCACCATTTGGTTAGaggtaataaatatataaaaatagggTTTGGCCACTGATTAATATCCAAACAAGTAAACAAGAACTAAGAAGCTTACTAGTCTTATGATTTGATGAGATCTAGAGCTGCACTCATTCAGAGAGGTCTCTCCTACTTGCCTTTGAGCTACAAGGAACACGAAGGCTAAAGTCATTAGTCTCAATAGGTGAAGAAAACAGCGGGCGTCAATTCTTGATACCATTACCTTCACATATAGAGAGGAGCTCCTGAAGGTGGTTCCTATCTATTAAAGTCTCCTCTATAAGCTTATCGACTACAGTGCCTTTCTGTTGATGTGAAATATTGTTACTAGATTCTTTATGTGCAAACAATGTATATTcaagttttttttaataaaaaaagaacaCAATATTTACCTCTGGATCATCTAAGACTCTAAGTGGAGTACTATCTGTGCTAAGGAGGTCTCTGATAGCTTCATTGTAAATCTCCATGGCTGAGAACTTTAATACGaattctctttcttcatgctaTATGTAtaccaaacaaaaaaaaaaaaaaaaaaaaaaaaaaaagagaaagaagaagaagatgatgaagaaaaaACTCCGTAAACATTACTGTACGCagtatatgtataaaaaaaggCCATTTTTACAAACCTGGTCCACGTATTCATATATATCTGCCGTTGCATATCCAGTTATTCCGCACATAGTATATGTCTTCCCGCTGCTTGTTTGCCCATATGCAAAAATACTAGCTGGAAATACATTTAAACTTTGTGAAAATTTGGATAAGATCATGCAGAAATCGAATAATACAGGAAatcagaagaagcagaagaagaagaagaagataaactCACAGTTAATGCCACTGACTGCTGCAAGAGCAATTTCTTTGGCTCCTTCTTCGTATACCTGCTTCGTGTGGCATTCGGTCCCAAATACTTTGTCTATACcagatatgaaaaaattaaagggGAAATTTCTTTGTGatctaaaatgataaaaatgaagaaaacAAACGCATGGAACGACAAGCATTTGGTCTACCAAAATTATAAGC
This genomic window contains:
- the LOC110606126 gene encoding kinesin-like protein KIN-7G, producing the protein MTMRRREERWSSLGGDELMLGDLQGSSGQDERIFVSIRMRPLNEKEIARNEVCDWECINSTTIIFKSNMPDRSMVPSAYNFDKVFGTECHTKQVYEEGAKEIALAAVSGINSSIFAYGQTSSGKTYTMCGITGYATADIYEYVDQHEEREFVLKFSAMEIYNEAIRDLLSTDSTPLRVLDDPEKGTVVDKLIEETLIDRNHLQELLSICEAQRQVGETSLNECSSRSHQIIRLTVESSVREYTRGGSSSTLTAQVNFVDLAGSERASQTLSAGTRLKEGSHINRSLLTLGTVIRKLSKGRNGHIPYRDSKLTRILHNSLGGNARTAMICTISPSRNHVEQSRNTLLFASCAKQVTINAQVNVVMSEKALVKQLQKELGRLEGRLKSMGSSSAKGETAALLREKELLIEQMEKEIKELTWQRDLAQSRVEGLIRSTGEDRISRFDENSVSESSEVINPIILAKNNIDFEEASLFTPTAQILQIPDLEDNFLLDDSTPKFFEPDPCQGWEMISQRNNEETEDMCKDVRCIEKTEEASMNRKTEGDALSLGCEEQEEKLAAKEVCNGSAVPRMQEEDKELNHVDSYNSSDALKQKIQELYETINRLEQSVSIDAAASSSKGLTWTRSKSRRTIHMTIPSEVWYEKEQENEKTPHTEDSIEKTPLSEDSIEKTPHAEESIEKPLDIEPKLPELEQVDKTMNMSRKDSHNSISSASTEEESIKEIDVDIDVDIYVNDTTSVLDFVAGVSKSQIPQSEVEDNDVPALGASTRIGESGNSIDAGAERGYGARQHLNWPKKFQKYRRKIIDLWTKCNVPLVHRSYFFLLFKGDPSDNVYMEVELRRLYFLKDTFARGTNVMIDTQIVSQSSSLKALNREKEFLAKQLQKKFTRREREELYLRWGIDLDTKQRSLQLTRRLWTDTTDLKHMRESSVLVAKLVGFVEPRYAPKEMFGLSFLTPSSLSQKSHSWRDNMSSLSLL